CTCACCTGGTATTCTGTCGCCAGCCCAAGCAGATGCCTTAGGGACAGTGAGGGACAGGAAAACATACAGCCGATTACAGTGCCTCGTGTTCTGTGATCCCTGTGTTCTGTGGGAGAGGACACTGGGGAGGCTCAAGAGCCTACCTCCGTGCAACTAGATTTGCACCTGGCAGtgccctccccagcccacagTGATGAGCAGCCTGGGCTCTGGGAGCAGTTTTTCCTGGGAATAAACCCTAGATCCATTACTTAAGTTGCTTAGTGATCCTGAGAAAATTTCTTTGACCTCTGAAAGCATCCAAACTATTAAATGGGaataatgggaataataatagtaaacaaGATAAACAAGATTCTGTCATTCCCCTGATCAAAACCCTCCAATGGCTTCTCATCGCACTTAGTCACATAGAATAAACTCCATCCTCCTTACTCAGGACAGCACCCCCCCATAATCCCACCCTAGTTTATGTCATTCTCGTTTACTTTCTTCATTATCTCTATCCTAAATTAGCTTTAAGTTTATTTACTTTGTTGTCTGTCTCTCGCTACTATTTCCTCTGCTACTAGCAGCAGAGGATTTATCTATCTGATTCATTGCTGTATTCACAGAACCTGAACAGTGCCTGggatagtaagtgctcagtaattaCATGTTTAATCTATTGAGTAAGTAAGTACATACTGTGACATGCAGAGCACATAGTACAGGGCCTCACAGTAATAAACCCACTATAATTGCTTGCTGCTGCTCTGCTGCGACTGTCACCTGTCTCGTGTATATTAGGGTTCTGCATATGATTTTACTTGGAAAAAAGTTTGCtaccaaaaattaaatttaaagttgGTATACTAAAGTATACAAATGTCAGAACATCGTTTTAccccttaaatatatacaatttttatgtgtcagtgatatctcagtaaagctatttAAAGAATCTAGTATACTGCAAGGACAAATATAACCCTTTTTGAATAAATAATCTGAGTCCCAAATTTTTATTGGTGAAATGAgggcaaaatttaaaatacactattTAATCCTTCCTGTTTAGTGGGTAGGTGAGTTTTCGTCTGCAGCTGCAAAGCAAGCAGGCCCAGAAGGGAAGGTTTCCTCACTGTATTTTTTATCTTAGCGCACATCACCTTACCAAAGTGGCAGGGAGAACTGAACTTGAATCAACTAAAAGAAGATTAACCTCTCTCCTTAAGAAGGCAAAACAAAAGCATGGTAACTGGTAAGAATGCCAAGATTctgcattttctttccatttctgccaCAGGTGTTGCCACATCGGCAAACTCCCTGGAAGAGTGATGGGGATTCGCGTGCTCCGTTTCTCATTGGTGGTGATCCTCGTGTTACTGCTGGTAGCGGGGGCTCTGACCACTTTGCTTCCTAACATCAAAGAAGACAAGATGCTCGCTTTGCGCAGGGAAATCAAATCCCAGGGCAAGTCCACCCTGGACTCCTTTACTCTCATAATGCAGACATACAACAGAACAGACCTCTTATTTAGACTTTTAAATCATTATCAGGCGATACCATATCTGCACAAAGTGATTGTAGTGTGGAACAATGTTGGGGAGAAGGGCCCAGATGAGTTGTGGAATTCCCTAGGGCCTCACCCGGTCCCGGTGATCTTCAAATTACAGACAACAAACAGGGTGAGAAATCGACTCCAGGTCTTCCCTGAACTGGAAACCAATGGTGAGTTACAGCTGGGTTCTTAGCCTGGTAGGGTTGCAGCGAACCAGAGCTGGGGGCGAGTGTGTGGCTTTTTGGCCTTCTGCTTGTCTCAACTGTCCAGAGAAAACAGGGAAATTTTATCACAATTGGGAAAATAGGGAATTTtaatcagaaaacattttgaaaaacttaAAGGGCAGTTTCTGAGATGTCAAGAAGCAGTCACCTGGGGAAGAAATCACGCACATCTTGCAACAAAGACAAAGAGGTTAATACTGAGAAAGAGATATGCTGTGATTACACATTACTGCGTCACAGAAGGCAGTAAAATGCCATTTAACTTATGCTTAGTGTATTTTTTACCACCTCCTTTTCCTCCCATTCATAGCAGTTACACGAGATTATAATTTACTTAAAAGGACGtcggttttatttatttataggttCATTAATTTCTAGCATAATGGTTGATAATGACAGGATACTTTCCCCCTCAGAAggttaaaaaatcaattataattCAAACAGAAACTTTTTCTGCTAGACAAATCTGTCCAATAACACcatttttatttactgatttcattCAGAAAATACTCTCATTTGAATGATCTGTTTTGTATCTCactagttttgcttttatttccacactgtttcatttaaattgttttcctCTCATTTCAGCGGTGTTAATGATAGATGACGACATGCTAATTAGCGCCCAAGACCTCGTTTTTGCTTTCTCCGTTTGGCAGGTAATGTTGCCATGTCCTTCATGAAATCATCAGTATAAAGTCTGATCTAGTGTTGAACCAGGGCAGCATGGTTTAATGTGGTAGTCACTCAAAGCAGTGTAGGTAATATTTATCTAAAAGGCAAATTAATTTGTCATGAAGTAATCAGATCTCCTGAGCTCACTTAAGCTAACCTGAAAGTTACAGTATCTTTTATCAATATTTGATTTGTATTTGGTACGTTGGGAGAAGAGCTAGAATTGTCTCCCAAAGAACAGTGAGGAAGCGATCTGGTGTGTGGTACGGCGGGGAGGAAGCGATCTGGTGTGTGGTACAGCAGAGACTAGAATCCAGTGATGCTTTCTGCAAGGTAGTAGACCTGTGTATCTCAAATGAGAAGTGCATTTCCATATTAATATTGTCTAGAACTTTCTTTGAAAGAAAGCTTTTATTACATCCACAGAACTTAACTCTGATTCTGAGACTATTGTTTAAAAattgataatattaataataattctaCATGCACCATTGTGGGGGCAGGTTTTTTCTCTCCTAAATCCCAGCTGGGATAAACAGGTATAAATTGCTTGGTATTCTATAAAAACACCTCTTTCCTAGTGAATATGTGTTAGTAGCTGGCTTTTACAAATTACACTACAATTACCTGAAACCAGACCTGCATACAAATACTCTGAAACCCTGTCAAATaatttaaccattaaaaaaaattcaacactGTGTACCCAGTAAATGGTCTCACTTGCACGGTGGTAACTCTCTTGAATAAGTGACTTGGGATGTAACAACCTTAGATATTAATGATAAGTGGTCACAGAACTCTGCAGATACCAGCCTTCTCAAAACTCCACTTTTTAATTTCATGCC
This genomic interval from Vicugna pacos chromosome 9, VicPac4, whole genome shotgun sequence contains the following:
- the EXTL2 gene encoding exostosin-like 2, which translates into the protein MRCCHIGKLPGRVMGIRVLRFSLVVILVLLLVAGALTTLLPNIKEDKMLALRREIKSQGKSTLDSFTLIMQTYNRTDLLFRLLNHYQAIPYLHKVIVVWNNVGEKGPDELWNSLGPHPVPVIFKLQTTNRVRNRLQVFPELETNAVLMIDDDMLISAQDLVFAFSVWQQFPDQIVGFVPRKHVSSSSGVYSYGGFELQTPGSGTGDHYSLVLIGASFFSSKYLELFQRQPAVIHALIDEMQNCDDIAMNFIIAKHNGKPSGVFVKPVNMGSLEKETNGGYSGMWHRAEHFLQRSYCINKLAAIYDGMPLKYSNIMISQFGFPYANHKSKM